In Rutidosis leptorrhynchoides isolate AG116_Rl617_1_P2 chromosome 2, CSIRO_AGI_Rlap_v1, whole genome shotgun sequence, one genomic interval encodes:
- the LOC139889125 gene encoding uncharacterized protein, whose amino-acid sequence MGDPGPFLIPCNVNGSEMLTSLADLGESINFMPYFVYKRLGLGDLSPTTMGVKLIDQSINYSTGITEDLIVKVGDMEFPIDFVIVDIKEDPVVPLILGRPFLETAGSFFDFRIEKLTLRDKGKCVSIKTKRVKTPSMLLTTPHVVASM is encoded by the coding sequence ATGGGTGATCCCGGACCATTCCTTATCCCATGCAATGTAAACGGTTCAGAGATGCTCACATCTTTAGCCGATTTGGGAGAAAGTATCAACTTCATGCCCTATTTCGTTTATAAAAGGCTAGGCCTAGGCGATCTTTCACCCACTACAATGGGAGTCAAATTAATTGATCAATCAATTAACTATAGTACGGGGATCACTGAAGATTTAATTGTTAAGGTGGGGGACATGGAATTTCCCATTGACTTTGTTATTGTTGATATAAAGGAAGACCCGGTTGTACCCCTTATCTTGGGAAGGCCATTTTTGGAAACCGCGGGCTCTTTCTTTGACTTTAGGATCGAGAAATTGACTCTTCGGGATAAAGGGAAATGCGTGAGCATAAAAACCAAACGTGTTAAAACACCATCAATGTTATTGACCACACCACACGTTGTTGCTAGTATGTAA